The following proteins are encoded in a genomic region of Nocardioides renjunii:
- a CDS encoding mycoredoxin, with the protein MTFTMFTTPWCGYCHRLKSQLDREGIAFSIVDIEQEPDAAFTVEQANGGNQTVPTLLFADGSTLTNPSVAQVKEKLAALA; encoded by the coding sequence ATGACCTTCACCATGTTCACCACCCCCTGGTGCGGCTACTGCCACCGCCTCAAGAGCCAGCTCGACCGCGAGGGCATCGCGTTCTCGATCGTCGACATCGAGCAGGAGCCGGACGCCGCGTTCACCGTCGAGCAGGCCAACGGCGGCAACCAGACGGTGCCCACGCTCCTCTTCGCCGACGGCAGCACGCTGACCAACCCGTCGGTGGCGCAGGTCAAGGAGAAGCTGGCGGCGCTCGCGTGA
- a CDS encoding ATP-dependent DNA helicase UvrD2: MLEALDPEQRQVAEALRGPVRVLAGAGTGKTRAITHRIAHGVAQGVYAPTEVLALSFTTRAAGEMRERLRRLGAPGVQARTFHSAALRQLRFFWPRVHQRDLPELTESKLGMLALAARRQRLSVDKATLRDLASEIEWAKVSNVGPDAYAALARSRGRAVSGLEPEVVARAFDAYEEVKRGQGRMDMEDVLLFGAGLLADNDAVAAQVRRQYKWFVVDEFQDVSPLQHALLDLWLGGRDELCVVGDPAQTIYSFAGADARYLREFTHKFPTATSVELVRNYRSTPEIVTAANQLLAGTASKGVDLVAQRPAGARITYREATDEVAEADAVAERLAGLRAAGTPASRMAVLLRINAQSERFEEALAARGLPYVVRGAARFFDRPEVRQAITLVRGAARSGEASGPVADSVVAVLSQMGHSTDPPEGRGEVRNRWESLQALVDLAADFGRERPDAVLGDLVDDLDRRAGEQHAPVADAVTIATIHSAKGLEWDAVFVAGMHEKMMPISQAQTPAEIEEERRLLYVAMTRARDELAVSWAVAREPGGRANRGSSPFLAPVLDGVPGVSGQRRERSKRNRAALHCRECGGALSNAREKKTGRCADCPASYDEALFEKLREWRLARASEDSVPAFVIFTDATLQLIAEHVPSNESGLRAISGVGPSKISKYGDEVLALVAAESSR; the protein is encoded by the coding sequence TTGCTCGAAGCGCTCGATCCCGAGCAGCGACAGGTCGCCGAGGCGCTGCGCGGGCCGGTGCGCGTCCTCGCCGGCGCGGGCACCGGCAAGACCCGCGCGATCACCCATCGCATCGCGCACGGCGTCGCCCAGGGCGTCTACGCCCCCACCGAGGTGCTGGCGCTCTCGTTCACCACGCGGGCGGCGGGCGAGATGCGCGAGCGGCTGCGTCGCCTCGGCGCCCCGGGCGTCCAGGCGCGCACCTTCCACTCCGCCGCCCTGCGCCAGCTCCGGTTCTTCTGGCCGCGGGTCCACCAGCGCGACCTGCCCGAGCTCACCGAGTCCAAGCTCGGCATGCTGGCCCTGGCCGCGCGGCGCCAGCGGCTGAGCGTGGACAAGGCGACGCTGCGCGACCTCGCCAGCGAGATCGAGTGGGCCAAGGTGTCCAACGTCGGTCCGGACGCCTACGCCGCGCTGGCCCGCTCGCGCGGCCGGGCCGTGTCAGGCCTCGAGCCCGAGGTCGTGGCCCGCGCGTTCGACGCCTACGAGGAGGTCAAGCGCGGCCAGGGGCGCATGGACATGGAGGACGTCCTGCTCTTCGGTGCCGGCCTGCTGGCCGACAACGACGCGGTGGCGGCGCAGGTGCGCCGGCAGTACAAGTGGTTCGTCGTCGACGAGTTCCAGGACGTCTCCCCGCTCCAGCACGCGCTCCTCGACCTGTGGCTCGGTGGCCGCGACGAGCTGTGCGTCGTCGGTGACCCCGCCCAGACGATCTACTCCTTCGCCGGCGCCGACGCGCGCTACCTCCGCGAGTTCACCCACAAGTTCCCCACCGCCACGAGCGTCGAGCTGGTCCGCAACTACCGCTCGACGCCGGAGATCGTCACCGCGGCCAACCAGCTGCTCGCCGGCACCGCCAGCAAGGGCGTCGACCTGGTCGCCCAGCGACCCGCGGGAGCGCGCATCACCTACCGCGAGGCGACCGACGAGGTCGCCGAGGCCGACGCGGTCGCCGAGCGCCTGGCGGGGCTGCGGGCCGCGGGCACCCCCGCCAGCCGGATGGCGGTGCTGCTGCGCATCAACGCCCAGTCCGAGCGCTTCGAGGAGGCGCTCGCGGCGCGAGGCCTGCCCTACGTCGTGCGTGGTGCGGCCCGCTTCTTCGACCGCCCCGAGGTGCGGCAGGCCATCACCCTGGTCCGCGGCGCCGCCCGCAGCGGTGAGGCATCCGGTCCGGTGGCGGACTCCGTGGTGGCGGTGCTGTCCCAGATGGGCCACTCGACCGACCCGCCCGAGGGCAGGGGCGAGGTCCGCAACAGATGGGAGTCCCTCCAGGCGCTGGTCGACCTGGCTGCCGACTTCGGCCGCGAGCGCCCCGACGCGGTCCTGGGCGACCTCGTGGACGACCTCGACCGGCGTGCCGGCGAGCAGCACGCCCCGGTCGCCGACGCGGTCACCATCGCCACCATCCACTCGGCCAAGGGCCTGGAGTGGGACGCCGTCTTCGTCGCGGGCATGCACGAGAAGATGATGCCGATCTCGCAGGCCCAGACGCCGGCCGAGATCGAGGAGGAGCGGCGCCTGCTCTACGTCGCCATGACCCGCGCCCGCGACGAGCTCGCGGTGTCCTGGGCGGTCGCGCGCGAGCCTGGTGGTCGGGCCAACCGGGGGAGCTCGCCCTTCCTGGCCCCGGTGCTCGACGGGGTGCCGGGCGTCTCCGGGCAGCGCCGCGAGCGGAGCAAGCGCAACCGCGCCGCGCTCCACTGCCGCGAGTGCGGGGGCGCGCTGTCCAACGCCCGGGAGAAGAAGACCGGCCGGTGCGCCGACTGCCCGGCGTCCTACGACGAGGCGCTGTTCGAGAAGCTGCGCGAGTGGCGCCTGGCGCGCGCGTCGGAGGACAGCGTGCCGGCGTTCGTCATCTTCACCGACGCCACCCTCCAGCTCATCGCCGAGCACGTCCCCAGCAACGAGTCCGGACTGCGCGCCATCAGTGGCGTGGGACCGAGCAAGATCAGCAAGTACGGCGATGAGGTGCTCGCCCTGGTCGCCGCCGAGTCCTCTCGCTGA